In Conger conger unplaced genomic scaffold, fConCon1.1 SCAFFOLD_74, whole genome shotgun sequence, a single window of DNA contains:
- the hycc1 gene encoding hyccin isoform X4: MRSAVCGASDFALLKSATSRCRKMFAMDQGVVEEWLAEFKTLPEAAVSSYAAALKEKASLVPALYKVIRENYSDLLEPVCHQLFEFYRSAEPHLQHFTLQFLPELLWSYLSVTAGRDPHCSGCIEALLLGIYNLEIVDRDGQSKALSFTVPSLSKPSVYHEPSTIGSLALTEGALANHGLSRVVYSGPHLQRETFTAQNRFQVLTFLLLCYNAALSYMTSTSLQSLCQLSSRVCICGYPRQHLRRYKGISTRMMVSSDFLVQLITGIHYALCNGESDLGSRALEDVLYRAQLELFPEPLLVGNAIRSSQRGVALKANKDGPRCIQVEITPTASRISRNAVTSMSIRGHRWKRHESQENSVDADSSPPGAVPEISVTVANGEAQRHRTDPAPGLTEPGAESRAEVRRQKSIRRLLEDGGGATGRVQH; this comes from the exons ATGAGATCTGCTGTTTGTGGGGCTTCAGACTTCGCACT GTTGAAATCGGCGACCAGCAGATGCAGGAAGATGTTTGCTATGGACCAGGGAGTGGTGGAAGAATGGCTGGCTGAGTTTAAG ACTCTTCCGGAAGCTGCGGTGTCCAGCTATGCTGCCGCTCTGAAGGAGAAAGCGTCTCTGGTTCCAGCTCTCTACAAAGTCATTCGTGAGAATTACAGTGAT CTGCTGGAGCCAGTGTGCCACCAGCTCTTTGAGTTTTACCGCAGCGCCGAACCCCACCTGCAGCACTTCACCCTGCAGTTCCTCCCGGAGTTGCTCTGGAGCTACCTGTCCGTCACAGCCGGCCGAGACCCCCATTGCAGCGGCTGCATCGAGGCCCTCCTACTGGGCATCTACAACCTG GAAATAGTGGACCGAGATGGCCAGAGCAAAGCACTGTCCTTCACCGTACCGTCCTTATCCAAGCCCTCAGTTTACCATGAG CCCTCTACCATTGGTTCTTTGGCCCTGACAGAAGGGGCTCTGGCCAATCACGGACTCAGCCGGGTGGTGTACAGTGGACCCCACCTCCAGAGAGAAACTTTCACAGCACAGAACCG TTTCCAGGTGCTGACATTTCTGCTGCTCTGCTACAATGCAGCCCTGAGCTACATGACCAGCACATCACTCCAGTCCCTGTGTCAACTGAGCTCCAG ggtCTGTATTTGCGGATACCCCAGGCAGCATTTAAGGCGCTATAAAGGAATCAGCACCAGGATGATGGTGTCTTCAGACTTCCTAGTTCAGCTTATTACTGGTATCCACTATGCCCT gtgtAATGGAGAGTCAGATTTGGGTTCCAGGGCTCTGGAGGATGTCCTGTACCGAGCGCAGTTAGAGCTGTTCCCCGAACCGCTGCTG GTAGGGAATGCGATCCGGTCTTCTCAGCGCGGGGTGGCACTGAAGGCCAATAAGGACGGACCACGCTGCATCCAGGTGGAGATCACTCCGACCGCCTCGCGGATATCACGCAACGCCGTCACCAGCATGTCCATCCGTGGCCATCGCTGGAAGAGACATG AATCTCAGGAGAACAGTGTTGACGCGGACTCCAGCCCCCCCGGGGCGGTGCCTGAGATTAGCGTGACGGTGGCTAATGGGGAGGCTCAGAGGCACAGGACAGACCCCGCCCCAGGGCTCACCGAGCCGGGGGCGGAGTCTAGAGCTGAGGTCAGGAGGCAGAAGTCCATCAGGAGGCTCCtggaggatgggggaggggcCACTGGGCGGGTCCAGCACTAG
- the LOC133120036 gene encoding uncharacterized protein LOC133120036, with the protein STTHSSTHSSRPSSTRSSTPRSSTRSSTRSTRSSTRSSTRSSTRSTQLI; encoded by the exons TCAACAACACACTCATCAACACACTCATCAAGACCATCATCAACACGCTCATCAACAC CACGCTCATCAACACGCTCATCAACACGCTCAACACGCTCATCAACACGCTCATCAACACGCTCATCAACACGCTCAACAC AACTAATCTAG
- the hycc1 gene encoding hyccin isoform X5 — translation MFAMDQGVVEEWLAEFKTLPEAAVSSYAAALKEKASLVPALYKVIRENYSDLLEPVCHQLFEFYRSAEPHLQHFTLQFLPELLWSYLSVTAGRDPHCSGCIEALLLGIYNLEIVDRDGQSKALSFTVPSLSKPSVYHEPSTIGSLALTEGALANHGLSRVVYSGPHLQRETFTAQNRFQVLTFLLLCYNAALSYMTSTSLQSLCQLSSRVCICGYPRQHLRRYKGISTRMMVSSDFLVQLITGIHYALCNGESDLGSRALEDVLYRAQLELFPEPLLVGNAIRSSQRGVALKANKDGPRCIQVEITPTASRISRNAVTSMSIRGHRWKRHESQENSVDADSSPPGAVPEISVTVANGEAQRHRTDPAPGLTEPGAESRAEVRRQKSIRRLLEDGGGATGRVQH, via the exons ATGTTTGCTATGGACCAGGGAGTTGTGGAAGAATGGCTGGCTGAGTTTAAG ACTCTTCCGGAAGCTGCGGTGTCCAGCTATGCTGCCGCTCTGAAGGAGAAAGCGTCTCTGGTTCCAGCTCTCTACAAAGTCATTCGTGAGAATTACAGTGAT CTGCTGGAGCCAGTGTGCCACCAGCTCTTTGAGTTTTACCGCAGCGCCGAACCCCACCTGCAGCACTTCACCCTGCAGTTCCTCCCGGAGTTGCTCTGGAGCTACCTGTCCGTCACAGCCGGCCGAGACCCCCATTGCAGCGGCTGCATCGAGGCCCTCCTACTGGGCATCTACAACCTG GAAATAGTGGACCGAGATGGCCAGAGCAAAGCACTGTCCTTCACCGTACCGTCCTTATCCAAGCCCTCAGTTTACCATGAG CCCTCTACCATTGGTTCTTTGGCCCTGACAGAAGGGGCTCTGGCCAATCACGGACTCAGCCGGGTGGTGTACAGTGGACCCCACCTCCAGAGAGAAACTTTCACAGCACAGAACCG TTTCCAGGTGCTGACATTTCTGCTGCTCTGCTACAATGCAGCCCTGAGCTACATGACCAGCACATCACTCCAGTCCCTGTGTCAACTGAGCTCCAG ggtCTGTATTTGCGGATACCCCAGGCAGCATTTAAGGCGCTATAAAGGAATCAGCACCAGGATGATGGTGTCTTCAGACTTCCTAGTTCAGCTTATTACTGGTATCCACTATGCCCT gtgtAATGGAGAGTCAGATTTGGGTTCCAGGGCTCTGGAGGATGTCCTGTACCGAGCGCAGTTAGAGCTGTTCCCCGAACCGCTGCTG GTAGGGAATGCGATCCGGTCTTCTCAGCGCGGGGTGGCACTGAAGGCCAATAAGGACGGACCACGCTGCATCCAGGTGGAGATCACTCCGACCGCCTCGCGGATATCACGCAACGCCGTCACCAGCATGTCCATCCGTGGCCATCGCTGGAAGAGACATG AATCTCAGGAGAACAGTGTTGACGCGGACTCCAGCCCCCCCGGGGCGGTGCCTGAGATTAGCGTGACGGTGGCTAATGGGGAGGCTCAGAGGCACAGGACAGACCCCGCCCCAGGGCTCACCGAGCCGGGGGCGGAGTCTAGAGCTGAGGTCAGGAGGCAGAAGTCCATCAGGAGGCTCCtggaggatgggggaggggcCACTGGGCGGGTCCAGCACTAG